TTGTCCCAATAGATGGTATACAGAGAATACAAACAGTAAAAACCTGGCCCGGGGTAATGGCGGTTGTACGGCAAAAGAGGTATGCGTTAACCGATATTACAGACGGGACAGTTATTATTGCATTAGAAAATGTTGCTGACCCGGGTAATCTCGGGACGATTATACGCACCTGCGACTGGTTTGGGGTAAAGAATATTATGCTCAGCGAAAATTCGGTGGATGTTTATAACGAAAAAACTGTCCGCGGGACTATGGGCTCAATCTTTCGTACCCGTGTGTATGAATCTATAACAATTATGGAGGACATCGCTAAGATGAAAAAAAACGGGTACTCTGTGTACGCATTAACCCTTGATGGTGAAGATGTTAAGGAGACAAAGTTAGCATCAAAAAACAGTATATATCTTTTTGGTAACGAGTCTACGGGGTTAACCGAATATGTTGTGGAGAAGGCTGATAAGAAATATAAAATATCCGGCGGGGGAAACAGGATTGACTCGTTAAACCTAGCGGTTTCAGTCGGGGTGGTGCTTAATAATATCATTAATTTAAAGTCATGAAAAAATTTACATGCGACGTTTTAGTTATAGGCGGAGGTGTTACCGGGGTAACTGCGGCAGTAGCTGCTGCACGGAATGGCGCTGATACCTTACTGGTTGAACGTTATGGCACCTTAGGCGGGTTAGCAACTATGGGAATGGTCAGCCCGATGTACGGTTTCTGGAGTGGTGATACTCAGGTAGTGAAAGGTATTGCTGAGGAAGTTATCAACGAACTCCGGAAATATCACGGTGGGACGTTAGGGTATCAGTTACTGGTAGATAATTGTCCCGGTGAGAACAAGTGTACTGACGATTATAAATGTCCTGCCAGCGGTGTTAAACGCGTAGCTGTGGTGGACACCGAAATTCTTAAACTTGTATTACCTAAGATGTTGGAAGAAGCCGGGGTGCGTGTGATGTTATACACACAGGTAGTGAATACCTCAGTAAAAACACGACGGGTTGTGAGTGTTGCCATAGAATCTTATGGCCGGGCTATTATCACACCACGGGTTGTGATTGACGCTACGGGTGACGGCCTTATCGCGGGGAAGTTATCACCCGAAAAAACAGGTATAATCAAGCAAATACAAAAACCGCCAACATTGATGTTCCGTATAGGTAATGTAAAGATTAAAAAAAACAGGGTTTTTTATAAAGGCGGTGACGGTATCGGGCGGTTATTGTTACTCCGTTGGCCGAACTCGGGAGAGTATATCGTGAACTCACCCTCAGGTATAAACAAGTTCGATGGTACTGATGCCGCAAGTCTTACTCATGCGCAAATCACAGCTGCAAAACTTGTTGCCCCGCGGGTCGAGTATTTACGGAAAAACGTTCCCGGATGCGAGGACATAAAACTTCTCGGTGTTGCTGCGCAGATAGGCATCCGTGACTGTTTACGGGTAAAAGGAGATTATACGCTCACACTTGACGATGTGATATCCGACCGTAAGTTCAAAGACGGTATTGCAGCGGGATGCCATCCGGTTGACCTCCATATGCCAAGTGATAAATTAGGCGGGAAAAATATTATACGGCGCCGGTGTGGCGGGTTCTACCATATACCCTACCGCAGTTTAGTACCGTCTAAGACTGATAACCTGTTAATGGCAGGGAGGTGTATCTCCGCTACGTTTGAAGCACAGGGTTCTACCCGCGTACAGGCAACCTGTATGGCAACAGGGCAGGCGGCAGGGACTGCTGCGGCGTTATGCATAAAAGATAAGTACTGTGACCTGCGTAAAGTTAATATGACGGAGTTACGTAATAAGTTATTGAAACAAAACGTGGTATTGTAGGATTAGGATAGTAACCATAAATAGTTGTATGTTGTGTCAGGTTGTAAAAAGGAGTGTTGTAATGTTGTACCGCAATTGTATGCCAGTTGTTCTCACAGTATCATTTATGTTAATCCTAACCTATGCTAATGTTCAAGCAGGACAGAATTTTAACGAATTATCCCGCCTCGCTGATAAGTATGGGACGGATAAAGGAAAGTTGAGGACGGAATTATACGATCTTATATTGTACCCCTTAAAAAATGATGCAGAAAAAGTGTTTGAGATAGGGATACTTGATGGTGCGTCACTAAAAATGTTTCAGGACTACTTTACCTCTGCTACTATCTACGGGATAGACATCGATGATAAAAATGACCTGGAGACCGAACGCATAAAAACGTTTATCGCTGACCAGGCTGAACGTGTACAGCTGAAGAAGTTTATTGATAAATTTGGTGGGGATTATGATCTTATTCTTGATGACGGCGGGCATTCAATGCGTCAACAGCAGGTAAGTGCTGGTTTTTTATTTCCTTATGTTATACCCGGAGGATATTATGTTATTGAAGACCTCCACACTTCATTTTTAACTGATGAAGAGTACGGGGTTAATACTGCGAAAACAAATACTACACTCCAGATGGTATATAACTATATTGAAACAGGCGAGATCAAAAGTGAGTACCTCACAAAAAATGAAATTAAGTACTTAATGCAAAATATTAGTTATAGCGTGATTTACAGCCGGAACAACGGAAAATCTATACTTTGTGTATTTAAAAAAGATAACGAAAATGACCTTACTGAACTTGCGAATGAATATGGTACGGATAAAGGCGCAGCGAAGTTTGGGCCAAAAATTCAGAGATCAGATAATGAGGATGGCGATGAGTATGAAAATATTAAGTACCATAATTACACAGAATTTTATTATGATATTTTTTTGCCTATAAAAACATCTGCGCAAAAAATCTGTGAGATCGGTATCGCCGCAGGTGCATCGTTAAAAATGTTTCGTGATTACTTTAGTTCCGCCACAATATATGGAATTGATATAGAAGATTGTTCATTTATGGATTCTGACAGAATAAAAACGTTTGTAGCGGACCAGGAAGACCGTGAACAACTTAAAGGGTTTGTTAATAAGTACGGCAGCGGGTATGACCTTATTCTGGACGATGGCGGGCATACTATGGGGCAACAGCAGGTAAGTTTCGGGTACTTGTTCAAACAAATTAAGTCCGGGGGGTATTATATAATTGAAGATGTTCATACATCTCTTACCGGTTCCGAGTCGGATGGCGTGGATGAAGAAAAGAAAAATACAACGTTGACTATGATAAAGAAGTATACAGAGTCAGGGATTATTGAAAGCAAGTATTTAACCCTGCAGGAGCGTAAGTACTTAACAGAAAACATTATTTCCTGTACGTTATTCAGCAGGAATAACGGTAACTCAATAACTTGTGTATTAAAAAAGAAATAACGTAATAAGAAAGGGATTACACACATTATGCTACAGGCAAAGGTTGTGGAGTACAATAAAATTGTGGTGGAAGACGTTCCAGTCCCGCATGCTGGGAAAGGCGAGGTTGTCTTAAAAGTAATTATTTGCGGTATCTGCGGGTCTGACATCCATGCGTTTACCGGGAAGCATCCGTTTATCACCCCGCCGATAGTACCCGGGCATGAGATGAGCGGTGTAATACACGAACTTGGTGACGGGGTCACAGGATTGAAACCCGGTGAGCGTGTAACAATTGAACCGTCTATAGTATGCGGTACGTGCCCGCAATGCCGGGCAGGACGGTATAATATATGTGACAACCTAAAAGTTATAGGGTGCCAGATAGACGGCGCATTCGCGGAGTATCTTAGAGTCCCTGCTGATCGTGTCGTCAAAATCCCGGACACTATGACACACGACCAGGCGGTATTCATAGAACCCGCTGCTGTGGCGGTACATACGGTTATCCGAGCAGGGATTGAAAATTTAGCAGCCCCCTCTGCGTGTGTGCTTATCACCGGTGCAGGAACTATCGGGTTGATGGTATTACAGACCGCTGTAGCGTTTGGCGCACGGGAGATTGTAATTACTGACACCATAGATTCACGTTTGGAACTAGCAAAAAAACTTGGCGCAAAATACGGGGTTAACATCAAAACTGTTACCCTTACCAATTGGATGAAGGATAAGTACGGTATCCAAAACCCGGTAACCCTTGCGTTTGATTGTGTGGGTAACGAATTTTCGTTTGACAGTTGTATCCTCACCGCGAGGAAAGGCGCAAGGATTGTTGTTGTCGGTGTGTATCCCGGTAAAGTACCGGTTAATATGTCATGGGTACAGGACCGCGAGTTTGAAATTGTGGGGACGTTGATGTATACCAGGAAAGATTATGTTAAAGCTATCGAACTTATTGATACCGGGAAAATACATAATACTGAGTTAATATCTAAACGTGTACCGTTGAAAGATGTAGCGTCATTATACGCATCGATTGGTAAGCCATCACCTAACCCCGGGATAAAAATGTTGGTGGATATCAGCACTGACCTCGGGAAATAAGGTTTATTTCAAATCCAATACACGTTTGATCTCCGGGCACAAAACATCAGCTATGCGTACAGACCCGTAATCGTTGGGGTGTAACCCATCTGTTGTACAGTCAGCAGCGGAATTACCAAAATATGTCATTCCGTCGACAAACCAGATAAACTTATCACCAGCGTTCTGTAACTCTTTTATATGCGAGATACCAAACTCGCGTTTTTTTGTAGCTAACGGTGCGGCTGTACCGTTAACATAATCCTTAGGTACTTTTGGGCAGGAAGTCACAATAATGGGTATATCCTTATGTGCTGTACGGAGAATATTGATAAATTCAGGTAATGTTTTTTGGTAACTTTCCACCGTACCGACATTACGTTCATAGTCCAGTACGTACATCGCAACGGGTGAGATTTCAGCAAGCGCATGCGCGACTTCTGGTTCGCCTTTCCCGCTGCCGCCAAAGCCAACATTAATAATTTCGTAGTTAATCCTCCGGCTGAGAATACTGGTGAATGTCATCCCGGGACGTGAAACGTTATGCCCTTGGGTAATAGATGTGCCGTAGAAAACAATTTGTTTATTACTGTCGTATGGTAAAGGCGGTTCTATCACTGCGGTAGAGTCAAGCCCAACCATAAAATCTTCTACATGCGTTGAGATTGGTAAGTACAGAGTTACATCCCGGAGTTTGGATTCTTTAAGTTCGTACATCACGCTTTCATACCACGTGTTTTTTATGCCAAACCGCGCGGTACTGATAAACTGCATCCCTTCTTTCTCTGTAGTACCCGGTGTTCCAAAGTAGCAGTCCACGCCGTTTTGCCCGGAGTATGCCATCTGTGGATTCGTTGCGAGGCGGTTTAGCCTCACCCTGACGACAAGTTTGCGGCTATCTGTGCGGAACCGTACTTGTGTCCCCGAACCAAATGTTGCACGGTTAACCACCGCAGAGGGGAGGTTGTATTTTGGGTCTGTTGGCATACGGTGATAGGTTTTTTGTTTATCAAACCACGCGAGCCCACAGACTTTCATTTGACAGTTATCGTCAGTTCTGGGATTAACCCAGCGTAATGCTTTATATTTACTTTTCGTAAAATCCGGGCTGGAGACTGTTACGTCAAAATCGGAAGGTTGTTCCGCATAAATTTCGGGATCGTTGGAAACCATTGCAGCGTTGATAGCTGGAAGAGTCGTAGTGGCAAAAAATGCAAAAATCAATGTGTTAATAATAGACGGTCTAAACTTGTACATAAAAAGTATATTCCTCTCAAATACTATCTCTTTATCCATGATGTAATATATTCCGTATTCGGAGGTAGTGTTAGTACCGGGCAGCGTTCTAATACCTGCCATCCTCCGCTGATACTTACCGCACTACAGGTGAGCGTAAAATGTGCCATCGCAATGCCGAGATCTACTCTCTGCAAATCTACTCCCAGGACTTTCAGCATTGCCTGGTAACTAGGCAGGCGTTCAATAAAAAAGTGTACATCCTTCCCGTCTTTGACTAACCTCCACGGCTGACGGTTGGACGCTGACGGTGCAATGCGAACCATCTCAAACGGTACAGCGTACTCCCCGGCATCAACGTCTTTTGTGAATGCTGTATTAAACGTTTTATCATAAAACAATTCATTCCACGGTTTACGGTTACGCGAGCCGAACATTTTACGTAATGCCTTATGCCGGAGGTCGTCTACCACAACTCCAACCGGTGTAATAGCGGGGATAAGTTCGGTAGTTTGTACGTCTAACAACTTAACAAAATCATGCCGGTTAAACGACCCGCCAAGCCAGCATGTACCTAAGTTTATATCAGTAAGGTGAATTATAAGTTTTTCCATCGCGTACCCAAAATCTTCAAGCCCGCGTTGCGATTTCTTTACTTTTCCTGCAATATAAGTTTGCGCGCCGGTAATCATTCCGTATGTCCCCATTATTGAAATTTTAATATCAATTTCAGTAGAATTTATTAGTTTCAACACTATTTCATTACCAAAAGGGAGGGATGAGACACAAGCCGGAATAAGGTTTTCAATTTGTTTTTGTAAGTCGGGATTCAAAGGTTGGTTTTCATAACTACGAAACGAAATCCGTGATTTTATTACGTCAATAACACTCTTCTCAAAATCCGGTTCAGCCACTGCAATCCCCCCTTATGTAATTTAAATAACTTTTTCAAGTTCTAATAACGAATGTTTGGATAATTTGCGGTAGTCCGTGATATCATACCGGCAATTTTCTACGTCGTTAATTATTATACGGAACCGCCCGATAAATGTAAGCTGCTCATTGCGTTCTTTAACGTACAAAACCTTTTTTCCGCGGTTGGTAATAATTTCCCACCGGAATGCGTTCGGCCCTTTTTCAATATCCACAATTTCTGTTACTACCGGCATTACGTATCTTAACCACAACTCGTGGCGGATAAGTTTTTGCTGGTCCGCAGATAATACGCTTAATTTTTGTAGTATACCGATTTCTTTGTTTCCTTTATCGCAGATTGAAATATACTCTTCCGGTGCGGTGATAGGGAATACGCGTACCGGGCGGATGATAGGATACACTTCTTTTATACCATCAGAACCTATGAGTTCCATTGCTAACCCGCCAGTGTCATTGGCATTACGGTAAAACTTTACTTTTGCAGGGTCAATTATATACTGTGTATATCTGTCCATGTCTTCTGTCATATAAGTGTTATACTCTCCTAATCTGTGATAACTGCTCCTGTAATTTTACTAGTTTATAAAACGCGCCGTTTTTTTCAATTAACTCTTGATATGTGCCAATCTCAATATTCTTGCCTTCCTCAATAACTAACAGCCTGTGGCAGTTACGCAGGGTTGATAACCTGTGGGCTATAACTACAGTTGTCCTGCCGGTGACTAAACGTTCTAGTGCTTCCTGAATATCTCTTTCAGTTTCAAGGTCAACGGATGATGTTGCTTCATCCAGAATAAGAATCCTTGGGCTGGAGAGTACTGCTCGGGCGATTGAGATACGCTGTTTTTCGCCAACGGATAAACGTACCCCGCGTTCACCGACGTTGGTGTCGTAACCATCCGGTTTTTTTATAATAAAATCATGAGCATTTGCGATCTTTGCCGCACGGATAATGTCGTTGCGGCTGGCGTTTGGTTTGGCATACAAAATATTTTCTGCGATTGTTCCACTGAAGAGATAGGGTTCTTGCAATACAATACCTACGTGTTTCCTGAAATCTGCATACTTAATCTTTTTTACGTCATGGCCGTCAATAAAAATTGTTCCTGCGTCGGTATCGTACAGCCGGCAGATAAGGTTGATAATCGTACTTTTACCTGCGCCGCTATGCCCGGCTAACCCAACAATCTCATTCGGCGCGATCTTGAGTGACAGGTTGGTTATAACGGGTTTAAATTTGTTGTATCCAAATGTAACATTCCGGAACTCAATTTCGCCTTTCAGATCATTGACTTCTACAGCATCAGGCGCGTCTTTGATCTCGGGTTCGGTTTCAATAATATCAAAAATCCGTTCTCCCGCACTGAGCGTGTTTACTACCGTATTTGCCATTCGCGTAAGAGTTTGTACAGGGCGGTAAAACATGCTTAAGTATCCGGAGTACGCAATTACATCACCCAGTGTCATTTCCTGCGCGAAAATAAACTTACCCCCGACATACCATACAATCACGCTGCCCAGCATGATTAATAAATGCGAAATTGGGTGGTAGATTGCCCATTTTTTTTCTAATAAAATACCGGCATCGCGAAAATCAATATTTTTTTCGTCAAACTTCTGGAGTTCAGCTTTCTCCTGCCCAAATGCTTTGACCACCCGTACGCCGGAGAGCGTATCGCTAACCAACGCACTTATTTTAGCGCGGGTTTCGAGGTAACGATGGAAATATACCCGTACCTTAGGCCAGATTGATTTAAAAAACCAGATGGTGATTATAATAGGAATAATTATTATGACAGTTAGTTTCCAGCTAAGTTTGCACAAAAAAAATCCGATACCGATAATTGTCAATATACTTTCTGTAGTTATTGGTAACCAGTCGACTAACAATTGCCCAACTTCGTTAGTATCCTGGTTCACCCGCGCCATTAATGAACCGGTTTGTTTCTTATCATAAAAAGATAATGATAGTTCCTGCAGCCGTGCGTAAAGCTGTGTCCGTACGTCATACACAACTTTATGCCCGAGTATTGCGACCAGCTGTCCATGTAACGCACTCAAAAAGTTTTGGCCGATATATGAAATGAGTAATGCTAACGCCAATGGAGCAAGCATCCACTCATTTTTCATGGGTTTCAATACGTCATCCACTAAAATTTTGCTAGTATACGGTGCAACTAATCCGCAGAGAGTGGAAAGTATCATTACTAACAATACAACCCATAAACTTTTGGTGTACGGCCTGGAAAACTCAAGTAATCGTGTAAACGTACGTCCTTTTTTCGAGCATGCAGGACAGCTTTCCATTCCTTCAGGTATGGGAAATCCGCAGGTTTCACAATACTTTGTATGTTCTTCAGGAACAACATTTTGTTTACTATCTTTTTTTTGTACCTTGGACTGGATTGAGTGTGCTAACCTGGCAAACCGTCTTGCATGCGTATTCGAGTACAACGCTGCACGCAGGGTTTCACCGTCCGGAGTGATGAGTTCAAGAATCCCGCCGCCAACTGTATTCTCAGCTTTTGCATCAGCGAGTGTTGAGAGCGCATATTCTGTGCGGAGACTATAGCTTTCAAGCTCTTCATCCCCTGTCTGTGTATAAATTAAAACCCGGGTTGAGGTTAATACAACCCATTCTTTGCCGTATGTCGCGTCAAATAATAAATCGGTAAGCGCTGATATAATAATAGTTTCATTGGGAAACTGCTGTTTCACAGCTTCACTCACCATTACCGGTAAAATATTCTGTCCTTTTTTTAGTTGATTATTTTTTCTAAGTTTTTTTAGCACAACAACAGTCCTTTAATAAACAAAACCATATTTAAACGTATAACCGATGTGTTGTATTATATAATATTGCTGACTTCTATATTTAAGGATATTATTAACATATCATTAAGAAATAACGGGGGGGGGGAGAACCTAAAAATGGTAGGCAAACAAAAAGTAGTTTTACGGATATTACTGTCTTCGGTGACAGTGGTAACGTTTATGCGTTCTGCGGACGCAAAAAAACCAAATGTTGTTCTTATAGTAGCTGATGACCTAGGGTATAACGGGCTTAGTATCCAGGAATGCCATGATATCGCAACACCGAATATTGATAGTATCGCAAAAGACGGGGTGAGGTTTACCAACGGGTACGTTTCATGCCCGGTCTGTTCTCCCAGCCGTGCAGGGTTCATAACAGGACGATACCAACAACGGTTTGGGCATGAGTTTAACCCAGGCACGGCAGTAGAATCCGGGAATTTGGTACTAACCGAGAAAACGTTAGCGGAACAATTAAAACCCGCGGGGTATGTTACCGGCATATTCGGAAAATGGCATCTTGGACGGAAGGACGCTCATCGGCCGTTGCAACGCGGTTTTGACAACTTCTTTGGTTTTCTCGGCGGGGCGCATATGTATATGAACTACAAAATCACGAGTGAAGAAGGGTATAATAATATTTATAACGGCAACACACCGGTTGAAGATGGGTATACCACAGATGTATTCACACGTGAAGCTGTGAAGTTTATTGACAATAACGCGGTGGGTAAAACCCCGTTTTTTTTGTATCTCCCGTATAACGCTGTGCATTTACCGTTACAAACAACACCGGAGTATCTTAGTAAGTTTAATAATATTACAGACCCTAAACGGCGCCAGCACGCAGCTATGCTCACGTCATTGGATGATAATATCGGGTATATCCTGGCCACCCTGAAAAAGTACGGGCTTGAGAATGATACGATTGTAATATTTATCAGTGACAACGGTGGGCCGACTTTAGCAAATACTTCGAGTAACCTTCCTTTCCGCGGGTATAAAGGCAATGTTTTGGAAGGCGGGATACGCGTACCGTTTATGATAAAATGGCCGGGTAAACTTACTGCAGGGAAAATATATAATGAACCAGTGATATCGTTGGATATTGTACCAACAGTCCTCTCCGCTGCAGGAATAGATATCCCCGTCGAGTTAGACGGAGTGAATCTTATGCCATATATTACCGCACAGAAAAATAGTAGTCCTCATAATGCACTGTTCTGGCGGTATGGCATGCAAAAAGCTGTTCGATCAGGTGAGTGGAAACTTGAAACAACGGGTATTGGTACGGGAACGACTGGGAAAAATCCTCAGAAGTGGGAGTTATACAACCTCGCTATTGACCTTGGGGAGGAAAATGATGTTGCTGCAGCTAATCCTGATATAGTCAATAAACTATATGCGTTATATACAAACTGGGAGCAACAAATGATCCCGCCAAAGTGGTCCGGAAAAGTGAAAACCGTAAAAAAGAAAAAGAAAGGTTAGTTTATTTCCTAATCATTATTTTTAAGCGCTTCATCTGTGACCCAGCCGGCGTTTCCGCAATCCACATACGGTGCGGATTTGCGGGTAAGTACTCATACCCATCGGGCTTGTGTGACTGAAACGCTTCAGCATAGGACATTCTGTTATGCAACCCCATCCGGCCGTTAACAGTTTCTATGCATTTCCGTCCGAGTTCACCAGGATAATACTGGCTTTCTAAACAATCCATTGCAGCAACTTTACGGTCAATGACTGAGGTAATGTCTACTAACACATTGCCATACCGTTCACCTTCTGTTGTGAGGCACGAAGTTTGTCCGTTCATAACCATAAAAAACGTTTGTGCGGGAAATATTCGTCCTGCGGGTTTTTTGAGATATTGCCCGGTATTCGCAAGGTACCGCGCTTTAAGCGCAGAAACTGCGGTATCCGCATGTCCTACATCCGCGATTCCTAACTCTTCTGTCGGGTTGTGGAGTATCAGTAAATGCGGTTGAATATCCGCCATTTCTTTTGCAATCGCGATAATAAGGTCAGTAGTTACAGTCAAGAGTTCGTCAGGAAAACGCAGAAACCGTACATCGGTTACCCCGAGGAGTTTCATTCCTTTAACTACTTCTTTTTCCTTCCGCCCGATTGCTTGTTTTTTATCGCTGCCGGTTTTAGTTTTATGGAGGCCGCTTTTCTCGCCGAACCGCAAAAGGTCGTTACGTTTTAAATCATGGGTATCAACTCCATGTGTGCAAACAACAACGGAAACATTATCTCCGCGTAAAGCGTGTTTGCATAACGTACCGCCCGCACCGTCAATCGCATCTGCCGGGTGGCATACTACTGCCATAATGTTAAGTTTATTTTTCATGATCAGTACCTATCGCGCCAATGCTTTCTTCTAGGCCGTCCACTGGGAGGAAACACTCCGTGCCCGCTATCACGGTTGTTGGTATGCCGGCGTTGTTGTTGGCGTTCAGGACGGTTATGCCTTCGCGGTTCCTGCCTGAGTTCAGTTTTTTCTGGGATACTAACCGTTTGTTTTTCCACTTGTTTTTCAATTAAGAGTTTTAGCAGTGCACCGGCAATTTCCAGTGACGTTGTATTATTGTTGATCAATGTTTCCAGCATCGTAGTGTAATGCGTGAGTTTGCCTTTACCCATTACCTCCCTAACTTTTTCGAAGAGTTGTGTAACCTGGTTTTGTTCAACTTCTTTATGCGAAGGTATATTTTCACGGATAATTTTGGTATTCGCGTATCTCTGGATATCACGTAATTTGTACATATCTCTTCCTGCAACCAAAGTGAATGCTTTACCGGTTTTACCCGCACGGCCAGTACGGCCGATACGGTGGACATAATATTCTTCATCCTGGGGAACATCGTAGTTGAAGACGGCTTCAATATTCTCAACATCAATCCCCCGAGCGGCAACATCGGTCGCAACCAGGATTTCTATAGCGCTGTTTCTGAACTTTTCCATAACCCTGTTACGCTGAGACTGGTTCATATCACCGTGTATTGCATCAGCGGAATATCCCCGGC
This Elusimicrobiota bacterium DNA region includes the following protein-coding sequences:
- a CDS encoding PIG-L deacetylase family protein, giving the protein MKNKLNIMAVVCHPADAIDGAGGTLCKHALRGDNVSVVVCTHGVDTHDLKRNDLLRFGEKSGLHKTKTGSDKKQAIGRKEKEVVKGMKLLGVTDVRFLRFPDELLTVTTDLIIAIAKEMADIQPHLLILHNPTEELGIADVGHADTAVSALKARYLANTGQYLKKPAGRIFPAQTFFMVMNGQTSCLTTEGERYGNVLVDITSVIDRKVAAMDCLESQYYPGELGRKCIETVNGRMGLHNRMSYAEAFQSHKPDGYEYLPANPHRMWIAETPAGSQMKRLKIMIRK